One Nitrospira sp. DNA window includes the following coding sequences:
- a CDS encoding DNA gyrase inhibitor YacG, producing the protein MSPSEPSTTRCPQCHRPTTWQENPWRPFCSERCQIIDLGAWAGERYRVAGPSLTVDGSESSSPEDG; encoded by the coding sequence TTGTCCCCTTCTGAACCTTCTACAACTCGTTGTCCTCAATGTCATCGGCCTACGACCTGGCAGGAAAACCCCTGGCGCCCCTTCTGTTCCGAGCGTTGCCAGATCATCGACCTGGGAGCCTGGGCCGGCGAGCGCTATCGTGTGGCAGGACCGAGCCTGACGGTGGATGGATCGGAATCGTCTTCTCCGGAGGACGGCTAG
- a CDS encoding Phosphoglucomutase yields the protein MALHPRAGQPAQPDQLVDLAKLEQAYFSTAPDPSDPRQRVSFGTSGHRGSSLHRTFNEAHILAITQAICEYRRTVGTTGPLFLGKDTHALSEPAQRTALEVLAANHVQVYIDQDNGYTPTPVMSHAILTYNRGRTSGLADGIIITPSHNPPEDGGFKYNPPHGGPADTDVTKAIENRANELLAAKLNGVKRLPYEQALKAPSTARHDFVGHYIADLPNVVDLDRIRAAKLRLGVDPLGGAAVAYWRPLAERYGLDLQIVNESVDPTFRFMTLDWDGKIRMDCSSPYAMASLIKLKDRFDLAFGNDTDTDRHGIVTPGGGLMNPNHYLAAAISYLFTHRPGWKATAGIGKTVVSSSIIDRVASDLQRRLVEVPVGFKWFVSGLGDGSLGFGGEESAGAAFLRRDGTTWVTDKDGIIMDLLAAEMLAVTGKDPAQLYAELTSRLGEPVYERIDAPATRAQKAALQKFSPQQVKSRDLAGEPITALLTEAPGNKAAIGGLKVTTANGWFAARPSGTEDVYKLYAESFKGPAHLRSIQEDAQTLIKQVFSNAGV from the coding sequence ATGGCCCTCCATCCACGCGCCGGTCAACCGGCACAGCCGGATCAGCTGGTCGATCTCGCGAAGCTCGAACAGGCCTATTTCTCGACGGCGCCGGACCCGTCCGATCCTCGGCAGCGCGTCAGCTTCGGCACCAGCGGTCACCGCGGCTCATCGCTGCACCGAACGTTCAACGAAGCGCACATCCTCGCCATCACCCAAGCGATCTGTGAGTATCGGCGGACTGTCGGCACCACCGGCCCCCTCTTCCTCGGCAAGGACACCCATGCCCTCTCCGAGCCGGCCCAACGCACGGCCTTGGAGGTGTTGGCCGCAAATCACGTGCAGGTCTATATCGATCAGGACAACGGGTACACCCCGACGCCGGTGATGTCCCATGCGATCCTCACCTACAATCGCGGAAGGACCTCCGGCCTCGCCGACGGTATCATCATCACCCCGTCGCACAATCCTCCGGAAGACGGCGGCTTCAAATATAACCCGCCGCACGGCGGCCCTGCCGATACAGATGTCACGAAGGCCATTGAGAATCGAGCCAATGAATTGCTCGCAGCCAAGTTGAACGGCGTGAAGCGCCTGCCCTATGAGCAGGCGCTGAAGGCCCCATCGACGGCACGGCATGATTTCGTCGGGCACTATATCGCGGACCTCCCCAACGTGGTCGATCTGGATCGCATCAGGGCGGCGAAGTTGCGCCTCGGCGTCGATCCATTGGGAGGCGCGGCTGTGGCCTACTGGCGTCCGTTGGCCGAACGGTATGGCCTGGACCTGCAGATCGTGAACGAGTCAGTCGATCCGACCTTTCGTTTCATGACGCTGGATTGGGACGGTAAAATCCGCATGGACTGTTCCTCCCCCTATGCCATGGCCTCGTTGATCAAATTGAAAGACCGTTTCGATCTGGCCTTCGGCAACGACACCGACACGGATCGCCACGGCATCGTGACCCCAGGCGGCGGCTTGATGAACCCCAACCATTACCTCGCGGCGGCGATTTCCTACCTCTTCACCCATCGCCCAGGCTGGAAGGCGACCGCCGGAATCGGCAAGACCGTCGTGAGCAGCAGTATCATCGACCGTGTGGCGAGCGATCTGCAGCGCCGTCTGGTCGAGGTGCCGGTCGGGTTCAAGTGGTTCGTCTCCGGCCTCGGCGACGGTTCGTTGGGATTCGGCGGCGAAGAAAGCGCGGGCGCCGCTTTCCTCCGCCGTGACGGAACGACCTGGGTGACCGACAAGGACGGCATCATCATGGATCTGCTCGCAGCGGAGATGTTGGCGGTGACCGGAAAGGATCCGGCGCAGCTCTATGCCGAGTTGACGAGCCGATTGGGCGAACCGGTCTACGAACGGATCGACGCGCCGGCCACGCGCGCACAAAAAGCCGCCCTGCAGAAATTCTCACCACAACAGGTCAAGAGCCGTGACCTGGCCGGGGAACCGATCACCGCCCTGTTGACGGAAGCGCCGGGGAACAAGGCTGCGATTGGAGGGCTCAAGGTCACCACGGCGAACGGCTGGTTTGCCGCCCGCCCGAGCGGAACCGAAGATGTCTACAAACTGTACGCGGAGAGCTTCAAGGGTCCGGCCCACCTCCGGTCGATTCAGGAGGATGCGCAAACATTGATCAAGCAGGTCTTCTCCAACGCGGGGGTCTGA
- a CDS encoding ATP-dependent helicase/nuclease AddAB, subunit B has protein sequence MLRLVTGPFHPTLESTLVQDLLALKEQDPSAALALVVPSDQLRRSLKQLLALKHGLALLNVHILSFHQLALHLDRERRTCGETSDTERRIDLVTDVFFEHLLRHLGRRHVPQTEVLPLSQLASGAWTALWASLRDLKDAMVDPTVALRAVEEGQFAVEDREKLKGLLTLYAALREGGRALGVGSPDDLAALVTDFVPSSPFLRGLTRLCYYGSYDLTQIQLTLLEAVSRSYPVTAYFPLDDSPAYGFARQFLERHLYPLAGGSWAVLSALSGGAVARRHKVEVSVEVRNAAGAEDELTLVCKQILSLVETNGYRFDEIGVVGRTLLPYRTALKRTFDRHRIPFISNVALPLMQEPVVKALLHLAQLKGNGLYRPAMMEVVTSPWNRRVRSHIGPIDPRPDLWRSAVQALAITRGESEWRRLAQLGRLETWNSDDDEAFIGDLGSLSIDGGQLRLLWDCISELIDDVRGLPENGGYGDLTDAFLSLAEQHLTIPLLMSQPFDRPSNRDGAGDVSEALAEVFTQLRDLDRLGLSITWDEWTETFTQVLERTTCAVAPSSHRGVQVLDAMAARGLGFRALFVIGMNEKLFPRFIHEDGFLRDRHRLVLSETLGYKIDQKLQAYGEEALLFELLRSSAGERLYLSYQRADDAGRPLTPSTYLDRAGWQSHAAGPEAAFALPRRWLDRTALSLFAPPLLTREELTVSLVLQGRDVSSLLDSVGRDGLLFSHGLEAQSSIESQQAALNAYDGILDDSNAHWSAVSRRGFSPTALETYARCPFQYFSAQVLALKSLRLAPSMELSPPAMGQLCHDALRLCYRLLIEQGWPTATLSLNVIVEEASRAVAQAFAAYATTHGTGYHLTWQLAQQLVGRVVEATVVSDREEASASGFLPVDFEIDALGTLPQGPGLEAVPLRGRWDRVDRHPDSGALRVVDYKYRANNCVEPKERNLLQAAVRGKRLQPALYVLMAAAAPSGESPGLLPERVDFLYLLPQGSPSVERASFFASAWQGPSGPMLSNTLRLLVEGVRTGQHVILPDAHCDHCEFSTACRRTHQPSWWRAYRSPRAGELRRMRLLKEARG, from the coding sequence ATGCTTCGCCTCGTCACCGGTCCGTTCCATCCCACCCTCGAATCAACGCTCGTTCAAGATCTCCTGGCATTGAAAGAGCAAGACCCTTCTGCCGCGCTGGCGCTTGTCGTGCCTTCCGACCAGCTGCGCCGCTCCCTCAAGCAGCTCCTCGCCTTGAAGCATGGCTTGGCCCTGCTCAACGTGCACATCCTCTCGTTTCACCAGCTTGCCTTGCACCTGGATCGCGAACGCCGTACTTGTGGAGAGACGTCCGATACTGAGCGGCGCATCGACCTCGTCACCGATGTTTTCTTCGAACACCTGCTTCGGCACCTCGGGCGGCGCCATGTTCCCCAGACGGAGGTCCTCCCCCTATCGCAGCTGGCCTCCGGCGCATGGACGGCTCTGTGGGCCAGCCTTCGTGATCTGAAGGATGCGATGGTGGATCCCACCGTAGCCCTGCGTGCGGTGGAGGAGGGGCAGTTCGCAGTAGAAGACCGTGAGAAGCTCAAGGGATTGTTGACGTTGTACGCCGCTCTCAGGGAAGGCGGCAGGGCGCTCGGCGTAGGGTCCCCAGATGATTTGGCCGCGCTTGTCACGGACTTTGTGCCGTCCTCGCCCTTTCTTCGCGGGCTGACCCGGCTCTGTTATTACGGCTCTTACGACCTGACTCAGATCCAGTTGACCCTCTTGGAAGCGGTGAGCAGGTCTTATCCGGTCACCGCCTATTTTCCGCTCGATGACTCACCGGCCTATGGATTTGCACGACAGTTTTTGGAGCGGCACCTCTATCCGCTCGCCGGCGGTTCCTGGGCTGTTTTATCCGCATTGTCGGGTGGCGCCGTCGCCCGGCGACACAAAGTGGAAGTATCGGTTGAAGTACGGAACGCCGCCGGTGCGGAGGATGAGTTGACGTTGGTCTGCAAACAGATCCTTTCACTGGTAGAGACCAACGGCTATCGCTTCGACGAGATCGGAGTGGTGGGCCGAACCCTCCTGCCGTACCGGACGGCCCTCAAGCGAACGTTCGACCGGCATCGAATTCCGTTCATCTCCAACGTGGCCTTGCCGCTGATGCAGGAGCCGGTGGTCAAGGCCCTGCTCCACCTCGCGCAGCTGAAGGGGAACGGGCTTTATCGGCCCGCCATGATGGAAGTCGTGACCTCACCGTGGAATCGCCGGGTGAGGAGCCACATCGGACCCATCGACCCTCGACCGGACCTTTGGCGATCGGCAGTCCAGGCGCTGGCTATCACGCGCGGCGAATCGGAGTGGCGGCGGCTCGCGCAGCTGGGACGCCTGGAAACTTGGAACTCAGACGACGATGAGGCCTTCATCGGGGACCTCGGTTCGCTGTCGATCGATGGGGGACAGTTGCGCTTGCTCTGGGATTGTATTTCGGAGCTGATCGACGATGTGAGGGGCCTTCCGGAGAACGGGGGGTACGGCGACCTGACGGATGCCTTTCTTTCCCTGGCTGAGCAGCACCTGACCATTCCCCTGCTGATGTCTCAGCCGTTCGACCGGCCGTCGAACCGGGATGGTGCCGGCGATGTGAGCGAGGCGCTGGCCGAGGTCTTCACGCAGCTGCGCGACCTGGATCGACTCGGCCTCAGCATCACCTGGGACGAATGGACCGAGACGTTCACGCAAGTGCTGGAGCGGACCACCTGTGCCGTGGCTCCTTCCTCCCACCGCGGGGTCCAGGTGTTGGATGCGATGGCGGCGCGTGGATTGGGGTTCCGCGCGCTCTTCGTCATAGGAATGAACGAAAAGCTGTTTCCCCGCTTCATCCATGAGGACGGGTTTCTCCGGGACCGGCACCGGCTGGTGCTCAGCGAGACCTTGGGATACAAAATCGATCAAAAACTTCAGGCCTATGGCGAGGAAGCGCTGTTGTTCGAATTGTTGCGGTCGTCGGCCGGGGAACGTCTGTATCTTTCCTATCAACGGGCGGATGATGCAGGCCGTCCGCTCACCCCCTCCACCTATCTGGATAGGGCCGGATGGCAGTCCCATGCGGCAGGTCCTGAAGCAGCGTTTGCCCTGCCTCGCCGATGGCTGGACCGGACTGCTCTCTCATTGTTTGCGCCGCCGCTGTTGACGCGGGAGGAACTCACCGTGAGTCTGGTGCTGCAGGGGCGAGACGTATCCTCTCTCTTAGACTCCGTCGGACGAGATGGGCTCCTGTTTTCCCATGGCCTGGAGGCGCAAAGCTCGATCGAAAGCCAGCAGGCAGCGTTAAACGCCTATGACGGTATACTCGATGATTCGAACGCCCACTGGTCCGCGGTCAGCCGGCGCGGCTTCTCGCCGACGGCGTTGGAAACCTACGCACGCTGTCCCTTTCAATATTTTTCTGCACAGGTCCTCGCTCTGAAATCCCTGCGCCTGGCCCCATCCATGGAACTGTCGCCTCCTGCGATGGGGCAGCTATGCCACGACGCCTTGCGCCTCTGTTACCGTCTCCTCATTGAACAGGGCTGGCCGACGGCGACACTTTCTTTGAACGTCATCGTCGAAGAGGCGAGCCGCGCCGTCGCACAGGCCTTCGCCGCCTATGCGACGACTCACGGCACCGGCTATCACCTGACTTGGCAGTTGGCGCAACAACTGGTGGGACGGGTGGTGGAAGCCACGGTTGTGTCCGACCGTGAGGAAGCATCGGCCTCTGGATTCCTTCCGGTCGACTTTGAAATCGATGCCCTGGGAACCTTGCCGCAAGGGCCCGGTCTGGAAGCTGTTCCTCTTCGCGGCAGATGGGATCGCGTCGATCGGCATCCTGATTCAGGCGCCCTGCGCGTCGTCGATTATAAGTATCGAGCCAACAACTGCGTCGAACCAAAGGAACGAAATCTCCTGCAGGCCGCCGTACGGGGGAAACGTTTGCAACCGGCGCTCTATGTTTTGATGGCGGCGGCTGCTCCCTCCGGTGAATCGCCGGGACTTCTTCCTGAACGGGTGGACTTCCTCTATCTGTTGCCACAGGGCTCTCCGAGCGTCGAGCGCGCGTCGTTCTTTGCCTCGGCTTGGCAAGGGCCATCCGGTCCGATGCTGAGCAACACGTTGCGCCTGCTGGTCGAGGGGGTGCGTACGGGACAACATGTGATCCTGCCCGATGCCCACTGCGACCATTGCGAGTTTTCGACTGCCTGTCGCCGTACCCATCAGCCCAGCTGGTGGAGGGCCTACCGCTCGCCCCGAGCCGGAGAATTGCGACGTATGCGGTTGTTGAAGGAAGCGCGTGGCTGA
- a CDS encoding ATP-dependent helicase/nuclease AddAB, subunit A, protein MAESTQIPDQAARVAAGTTFDRNVVVIAGAGTGKTTLLVNRLLYLLMRRPDPLELSQIVALTFTNKAATEMKQRLRERLRTLVSTEGRESQTGGGTVSIAELRTRYGWTTDEIVARAEAALRDIEKAQIGTLHSFAAHLLRLYPIEAGVAPTFQTDEDGSRFKEHFTDQWNLWLDRELGPAGCDHGRWRLLLETFRLDELRELAYSLHSDLIDLDGLTEQVGETRLGPAMREWLVDRLKQADDLLARYDRPKRRKIEQMLVAVGELYGILLSHGLEGLRTLSSETQELLAKDLGAAPTDWTDEDFASVEALQRIAKRLFIVDHELLQRLLAVLSPFVQAVRKSFLDSGRLTFDGLLAKARTLLRDHSAIREQLKRDYHALLVDEFQDTDPVQYEIVLYLAERLGQQAASWREAELEPGKLFIVGDPKQSIYAFRRADIEAFDHVVERLERSGALRCELATNFRSHAEVLQVVNGIFNRLLVAQPAVQPPNVPLTVQPNRSSPYRNPGVELRLVTSEEDDELDSAAATRVEAEQIALLIARLLQPGQAGETAAGSETWLRPGHIALLFRKLTQAESYLEALRRQGIHFTVDGEKHFYRRQEVIDLVNILRCVDNPHDSIALVGLLRSSLGGLPDSALVDLQELQALDYRRIDRLAAWSSPHAEPLRHLYGVLSHLHELAPRCPLPEAVDLIFERLPVLELAAASLHGEQAVANLSKVRRMAADLADRPGLTLNWFVELMVARLAEQPEEAESALAEDTLDAVRILTIHKAKGLEFPLVILAGLHHGDGAARGPARPLIWHDWSTGVQGLDLGDRCSLGAVLVAEKARQREQAERRRLFYVGMTRARECLVLSGAVPKRRARGALLELLEQATGVELGRPDQPDIPVGKVCLRQTVFQGDDRPPSRQRSRPAVLEEEGGDVLSDLWRRRDHEWQAQRSVPLSVSPSDFIQKPAPVVEREPDQTKHSGLGKVVGTAVHRLLQYWDFSADAEAQLVRVNRASLAFDAQVDEGAQEAIAEEVRDVLRTFVLSPPYDRLRRATVVGREVPFLMPWNEGRQVLEGAIDLLYRLDGELWIADYKTDMIPLDQVEARAETYREQARLYQAAVAQSLGQPVAGFEFIFVRMAVAVRL, encoded by the coding sequence GTGGCTGAATCGACGCAGATACCGGACCAGGCGGCGAGAGTCGCAGCCGGCACGACCTTCGACCGCAATGTGGTGGTGATCGCCGGTGCTGGAACCGGGAAAACAACCCTCCTGGTGAACCGGTTACTGTACCTCCTCATGCGCCGGCCCGACCCGCTCGAGTTGTCCCAAATCGTCGCCTTGACCTTCACCAACAAAGCCGCCACAGAAATGAAACAACGTTTGCGGGAGCGGTTGCGCACGTTGGTGAGTACGGAAGGCCGCGAGAGTCAGACGGGCGGCGGGACGGTCTCCATCGCCGAGCTTCGCACGCGCTACGGTTGGACGACCGACGAGATCGTGGCCAGGGCCGAGGCGGCCCTTCGCGACATCGAGAAGGCGCAGATCGGCACGCTCCACAGTTTCGCCGCGCATCTGTTGCGACTGTATCCCATCGAAGCAGGCGTCGCGCCGACGTTTCAAACGGACGAAGATGGGTCACGTTTCAAGGAACATTTCACCGACCAGTGGAACCTCTGGCTGGACCGTGAGTTGGGACCGGCGGGCTGTGACCATGGGCGCTGGAGGCTGTTGTTGGAAACGTTCCGTCTCGACGAATTGCGCGAGTTGGCCTACAGCCTGCACAGCGATTTGATCGATCTGGATGGGTTGACGGAACAGGTGGGTGAGACGAGGCTCGGTCCAGCCATGCGAGAGTGGCTCGTTGACAGGCTGAAGCAAGCCGACGACCTGCTGGCGCGGTATGACCGCCCGAAGCGAAGAAAAATAGAGCAGATGCTCGTCGCAGTCGGGGAACTGTACGGCATTCTGCTTTCTCACGGACTGGAAGGCCTGCGGACCCTTTCTTCCGAGACACAAGAATTGTTGGCGAAGGATCTCGGAGCGGCGCCCACCGACTGGACGGACGAGGACTTCGCATCGGTCGAGGCGCTCCAGCGGATCGCGAAGCGGTTGTTCATCGTCGATCATGAATTGCTGCAGAGACTCTTAGCCGTCCTCTCTCCATTCGTACAGGCGGTGCGGAAGTCTTTTCTGGACTCCGGCCGGCTGACGTTCGACGGATTGCTGGCCAAGGCCAGAACGCTCCTTCGCGACCACTCAGCGATTCGAGAACAGTTGAAGCGGGACTATCACGCGCTGCTCGTCGATGAGTTTCAGGATACGGATCCCGTGCAATACGAGATTGTGCTCTACCTGGCCGAACGGCTTGGACAACAGGCCGCGTCCTGGCGAGAGGCGGAACTCGAACCGGGAAAACTGTTCATCGTCGGCGACCCCAAACAATCGATCTACGCCTTTCGCCGCGCCGATATCGAAGCCTTCGACCATGTCGTCGAGCGGCTGGAGCGGAGCGGTGCGCTGCGTTGTGAACTGGCGACCAATTTTCGGAGCCATGCGGAGGTACTTCAGGTGGTGAACGGTATATTCAACAGGCTGCTGGTGGCACAACCAGCCGTACAGCCGCCGAATGTACCGCTCACCGTGCAGCCAAATCGATCGAGTCCATACCGCAATCCCGGTGTCGAACTCCGGTTGGTGACGTCGGAGGAAGACGACGAGTTGGACTCCGCCGCCGCGACCAGGGTGGAGGCGGAACAGATCGCCCTCTTGATCGCCAGGCTGTTGCAGCCGGGCCAGGCGGGGGAGACGGCCGCAGGATCGGAGACCTGGTTGCGCCCCGGCCACATCGCGCTCCTGTTTCGAAAACTGACCCAAGCCGAGTCGTACCTGGAGGCGCTCCGTCGGCAGGGTATCCATTTCACCGTCGACGGTGAAAAACATTTCTATCGTCGACAGGAAGTCATCGACCTCGTGAACATTCTGCGGTGCGTCGACAATCCTCACGACAGCATCGCGCTGGTCGGTCTGCTCCGGTCGTCCCTGGGAGGCCTGCCGGACTCTGCCCTGGTCGACTTGCAGGAATTGCAGGCATTGGACTACCGACGGATCGATCGGCTCGCAGCCTGGTCCAGTCCGCACGCCGAGCCGCTCCGGCACCTATACGGCGTCCTCTCGCATCTGCATGAGCTGGCGCCTCGCTGTCCGTTGCCTGAAGCAGTGGATCTCATCTTTGAACGGCTGCCGGTGCTCGAACTTGCGGCCGCCTCTCTGCATGGAGAGCAGGCGGTCGCGAATCTGTCCAAGGTTCGCCGAATGGCTGCGGATTTGGCAGATCGCCCCGGTTTGACGTTGAACTGGTTCGTTGAATTGATGGTGGCGCGGCTTGCCGAGCAACCGGAGGAAGCGGAGAGCGCGCTGGCGGAGGATACGCTCGACGCGGTGCGGATCTTGACCATCCACAAGGCGAAGGGGTTGGAGTTTCCGCTGGTGATTCTTGCTGGGTTGCACCATGGAGACGGGGCCGCACGAGGTCCCGCTCGCCCGCTTATTTGGCATGATTGGTCGACGGGGGTACAGGGGCTCGATCTGGGCGATCGTTGCAGCCTGGGCGCAGTGCTCGTCGCGGAGAAAGCGCGTCAGCGTGAACAGGCGGAACGTCGCCGGCTGTTTTATGTCGGGATGACGCGCGCGCGTGAATGTCTGGTGTTATCCGGAGCTGTACCCAAGCGGCGGGCACGCGGCGCGCTTCTGGAGTTGTTGGAGCAGGCCACAGGGGTGGAACTCGGCCGTCCTGATCAGCCGGACATTCCGGTCGGCAAGGTCTGCTTGCGCCAAACCGTTTTTCAAGGTGACGATCGTCCGCCCTCCAGGCAACGATCGCGGCCGGCGGTCTTGGAAGAGGAGGGGGGAGACGTTCTGTCCGACCTCTGGCGCAGACGTGATCATGAATGGCAGGCTCAACGGTCGGTGCCGCTGTCGGTCTCCCCATCGGACTTTATCCAGAAGCCGGCACCGGTTGTCGAGCGCGAACCGGATCAGACGAAGCATTCCGGTCTGGGGAAGGTCGTGGGGACGGCAGTCCACCGGCTGTTGCAATATTGGGATTTCAGCGCCGATGCGGAGGCGCAGTTGGTTCGGGTGAATCGAGCTTCCTTGGCTTTCGATGCCCAGGTGGACGAGGGGGCGCAGGAGGCCATTGCCGAGGAAGTGCGGGACGTCCTCCGCACCTTTGTGCTGTCTCCTCCGTACGATCGGTTGCGCCGGGCCACGGTGGTCGGCCGCGAAGTGCCCTTTCTCATGCCGTGGAACGAGGGTCGGCAGGTTCTTGAAGGGGCCATCGACCTCCTCTATCGCCTCGACGGCGAGCTCTGGATTGCCGACTACAAGACGGATATGATCCCTCTCGACCAGGTCGAGGCCAGGGCGGAAACCTACCGAGAGCAGGCGCGGCTCTATCAGGCGGCGGTTGCCCAGTCGTTGGGTCAGCCGGTTGCGGGCTTCGAATTCATTTTCGTGCGGATGGCTGTGGCGGTCAGGCTCTGA
- a CDS encoding Prolipoprotein diacylglyceryl transferase: protein MSSWYRAIPYPDIDPVFLRLGPLQFRWYGLMYLIGLTLAYFIIAARAKAQKLPMNRDQVYDMIVYAAVGVFAGGRIGYVLFYNLAYYLDNPLKVFAVWEGGMSFHGGLIGTILALVLFAKRQGMTVLTIADLAAGVTPVGLGLGRIGNFINGELYGRPTDVDWCMVFPAGGPACRHPSQLYEALLEGLLLFTVLWLITRRLPPPGTVFGSFLMGYGLCRIVVEFFREPDAQIGFIFSTISMGQLLSLPMIVGGAIILAIAYQRKSQTSVDSRPAPLR, encoded by the coding sequence ATGTCGTCCTGGTATCGCGCCATTCCCTATCCCGATATCGATCCGGTCTTCCTGCGGCTGGGGCCCTTGCAGTTCCGATGGTATGGGTTGATGTATCTCATCGGCCTCACCCTGGCCTACTTCATCATCGCAGCGCGGGCGAAGGCGCAGAAACTGCCGATGAACAGGGACCAGGTCTACGACATGATCGTCTATGCGGCGGTCGGGGTCTTTGCCGGCGGCAGGATCGGCTATGTCCTCTTCTACAACCTCGCCTACTACCTGGACAATCCGCTCAAGGTCTTCGCGGTGTGGGAAGGAGGGATGTCCTTCCACGGGGGTCTGATCGGCACCATCCTGGCGTTGGTGCTCTTCGCAAAACGCCAAGGCATGACGGTCCTCACCATCGCCGACCTGGCAGCCGGTGTGACCCCGGTTGGTCTCGGACTGGGGCGAATCGGCAACTTTATCAACGGCGAACTCTACGGGCGCCCGACCGACGTCGATTGGTGCATGGTCTTCCCGGCCGGCGGACCAGCCTGCCGGCATCCCTCTCAACTCTACGAAGCCTTGCTGGAAGGACTCTTGCTGTTTACAGTACTGTGGCTGATCACCCGTCGCCTTCCGCCGCCTGGAACCGTCTTCGGAAGCTTCCTGATGGGGTACGGTCTCTGCCGGATCGTAGTGGAGTTCTTTCGCGAGCCGGATGCGCAGATCGGCTTCATCTTCAGCACGATCTCCATGGGGCAACTGCTCAGCCTTCCCATGATCGTAGGGGGGGCGATCATTCTGGCGATTGCCTACCAACGGAAGAGTCAGACCTCGGTAGACTCTCGGCCTGCCCCTCTGCGCTGA
- a CDS encoding Dienelactone hydrolase family protein, translated as MTTQATPFSLQQIGTGTARFPSGIAIPTPTDVMVDPYAKTRVSKEVQVECIQFWPQDKGVYPGIVLLHEWWGLNSQITDLGARLACEGYGVLIPKLYGRLGGMVTANAEVAEALMNKCNSQLLLQDINSCCEYLNTREHIKRNIHGVVGFGMGGSLAIRFACQRKRLRAAVAYYGKVTAPDDLKNMFSPLLYHQAEQDTWATQEDVDHLRNAASQGKRIEIKTYADASHAFCDETHPAGYNATAAAQAWEATVAFLKTSFQGT; from the coding sequence ATGACTACTCAGGCAACACCCTTTTCACTCCAACAGATCGGAACCGGTACGGCCCGCTTCCCAAGCGGGATCGCGATTCCCACCCCGACAGACGTGATGGTGGACCCCTACGCCAAGACGCGAGTGAGCAAAGAGGTACAGGTGGAATGCATTCAGTTCTGGCCGCAGGACAAGGGCGTCTATCCCGGTATCGTGCTGCTGCACGAATGGTGGGGTTTGAACTCCCAGATCACGGATCTGGGCGCCAGGCTGGCCTGCGAAGGATACGGCGTACTCATTCCGAAGTTGTACGGGCGGCTGGGCGGCATGGTGACGGCCAACGCCGAAGTGGCGGAGGCGCTCATGAACAAATGTAACAGCCAGCTGCTGCTTCAAGACATCAACTCCTGCTGCGAATACCTCAACACCCGCGAACACATCAAGCGCAACATCCACGGCGTGGTCGGCTTCGGAATGGGAGGATCCCTCGCCATCCGGTTCGCCTGCCAGCGCAAGAGGCTGCGCGCAGCCGTGGCCTATTATGGGAAAGTCACGGCTCCCGACGACCTCAAGAACATGTTCAGCCCGTTGTTGTACCATCAAGCAGAACAGGATACCTGGGCCACCCAGGAGGATGTCGACCATCTCCGGAACGCAGCGAGCCAAGGGAAGCGGATCGAAATCAAGACCTACGCCGACGCCTCACACGCGTTCTGCGACGAGACACATCCGGCCGGATACAACGCGACGGCCGCCGCACAGGCTTGGGAAGCGACCGTCGCATTTCTCAAAACCTCGTTTCAGGGAACCTAA